Proteins encoded together in one Impatiens glandulifera chromosome 1, dImpGla2.1, whole genome shotgun sequence window:
- the LOC124919632 gene encoding transcription factor PIF1-like — MNHNYRVPDFEIYADESANPPASTSQTRPKKSAIAEEDLTELLWQNGQVVFQSQNQRSQRRANIGDVILPAENPPPRQIPPDEVTPVNLFMQEDEMENWLHYPLDDSTPFDRDLYADLLYPTTGAPAPPPTRLAPVTDILNAEFQPRKPPESKATAPVHDFTHTSRHKGRGVEHGGPSNSNKTIEPTVVDSSDTPALRGATKSRFEQFNNSAMHISARNLGYYHQTIAALGTSSAAAGETDIRTYDFTTTSPGDSGASVSVEPSTPKPAPPVIEDRKRKGIEADDGYCQNEDVDVEYSDVKQRVHGSTSTKRSRAAEVHNQSERRRRDRINVKMKALQDLIPRCNKSDKASMLDEAIEYLKSLQMQVQMMSMGCTMVPMMFPGVQHYMPAVGMGMDMGMMRPMMQFPPVVPGSGVPNQATSTNMTPRFPIPNFHLPSDPNRIQETNLPDSMMNSSSAPTQNHSHSQMQQQQQQQNIVDPYQQYLIMQQSRASLAQNHPTMMHQPNTNNPGGNDHGNLKPG, encoded by the exons ATGAATCACAATTATCGCGTTCCGGATTTCGAAATTTATGCCGACGAATCAGCAAATCCACCTGCATCGACGAGTCAAACCAGGCCTAAGAAATCTGCAAT TGCGGAGGAAGATTTGACAGAACTCCTATGGCAAAATGGACAAGTGGTATTTCAGAGCCAAAATCAAAGATCTCAGAGAAGAGCAAACATCGGAGACGTTATTTTACCGGCGGAGAATCCTCCGCCGAGACAGATCCCACCGGATGAAGTTACGCCGGTGAATTTGTTCATGCAAGAGGATGAGATGGAAAACTGGTTGCACTATCCTCTCGATGATTCTACTCCTTTCGATCGTGACCTATATGCCGATCTACTTTATCCTACTACTGGCGCTCCAGCGCCCCCTCCCACTCGTCTGGCGCCAGTAACCGATATTCTTAACGCAGAATTCCAGCCTCGGAAGCCGCCGGAATCCAAAGCAACGGCGCCGGTTCACGACTTCACACATACCTCGAGGCATAAGGGAAGGGGGGTGGAGCATGGAGGACCGTCGAATTCGAACAAAACGATTGAACCGACGGTTGTGGACTCGAGCGATACGCCTGCGTTGAGGGGAGCGACGAAATCTAGATTTGAACAATTTAACAACAGTGCGATGCATATTTCGGCCAGAAACTTAGGGTACTACCACCAGACGATCGCGGCGTTGGGGACATCATCTGCGGCTGCTGGAGAAACGGATATTCGAACGTATGATTTTACAACGACATCTCCAGGCGACTCAGGAGCTAGCGTGAGTGTCGAGCCTTCGACCCCAAAGCCAGCTCCTCCAGTGATAGAGGATCGGAAACGGAAGGGCATAGAAGCCGACGACGGCTATTGCCAGAACGAG GATGTTGATGTTGAGTACTCTGATGTAAAGCAACGAGTTCATGGATCAACATCTACAAAGAGATCTCGTGCTGCAGAAGTCCATAATCAATCAGAGAGG AGACGTCGAGATAGAATAAACGTAAAGATGAAGGCTTTGCAAGATCTAATACCCCGATGCAACAAG TCAGATAAAGCTTCAATGTTGGACGAAGCAATTGAGTACTTGAAATCACTACAGATGCAAGTGCAG ATGATGTCAATGGGTTGCACCATGGTTCCTATGATGTTTCCTGGCGTCCAACATTACATGCCAGCTGTCGGGATGGGAATGGACATGGGAATGATGCGTCCAATGATGCAATTTCCTCCTGTTGTCCCAGGCTCGGGTGTTCCAAACCAAGCCACTAGTACAAATATGACTCCGAGATTTCCTATCCCGAATTTCCATTTGCCATCCGATCCCAACAGAATCCAAGAAACAAACCTTCCAGATTCTATGATGAATTCCTCATCCGCGCCCACTCAAAATCACAGTCATTCGCAgatgcagcagcagcagcagcagcagaatATTGTCGATCCTTATCAGCAGTACCTTATAATGCAACAATCTCGAGCATCACTAGCTCAG AACCACCCGACAATGATGCATCAACCTAATACAAACAATCCTGGTGGAAATGATCATGGGAATCTCAAACCTG GTTGA
- the LOC124919631 gene encoding 26S proteasome regulatory subunit 4 homolog A-like has product MGQGTPGGLNRQGPGGDRKNDGDKKEKKFEPAAPPARVGRKQRKQKGPEAAARLPTLTPVTKCRLRLLKLHRVKDYLLMEEEFVTSQERLKPQEEKTEVDRSKVDDLRGSPMSVGNLEELIDENHAIVSSSVGPEYYVGILSFVDKDQLEPGCSILMHNKVLSVVGLLQDEVDPMVSVMKVEKAPLESYADIGGLDSQIQEIKEAVELPLTHPELYEDIGIKPPKGVILYGEPGTGKTLLAKAVANSTSATFLRVVGSELIQKYLGDGPKLVRELFRVADDLSPSIVFIDEIDAVGTKRYDAHSGGEREIQRTMLELLNQLDGFDSRGDVKVILATNKIESLDPALLRPGRIDRKIEFPLPDTKTRRRIFQIHTSRMTLAEDVNLEEFVMTKDEFSGADIKAICTEAGLLALRERRMKVVHADFKKAKDKVMFKKKEGVPEGLYM; this is encoded by the exons ATGGGTCAGGGAACTCCTGGAGGCCTTAACCGCCAAGGTCCCGGCGGAGATCGTAAGAATGATGGAGACAAGAAAGAGAAGAAATTCGAGCCGGCAGCTCCACCTGCACGTGTTGGTCGCAAGCAGCGAAAGCAGAAGGGACCGGAGGCCGCAGCTCGTCTTCCCACGCTCACACCTGTTACAAAATGTCGGTTGAGGTTGCTCAAGCTTCATAGGGTCAAGGATTACCTCTTAATGGAAGAAGAGTTCGTTACAAGTCAGGAGAGGTTAAAACCGCAGGAGGAGAAAACCGAGGTAGATAGATCCAAGGTAGATGATCTTCGTGGCTCTCCAATGAGCGTTGGAAATCTCGAGGAGCTGATTGACGAGAATCACGCCATCGTTTCATCATCAGTCGGACCAGAGTACTATGTCGGGATTCTCTCGTTCGTCGACAAGGATCAGCTCGAACCTGGCTGTTCGATTTTGATGCACAATAAG GTTCTTTCAGTGGTGGGTCTCCTCCAAGACGAAGTTGATCCAATGGTGTCTGTGATGAAAGTTGAGAAGGCTCCTTTAGAATCATATGCAGACATTGGAGGCTTAGACTCACAAATACAGGAAATTAAGGAAGCTGTTGAACTCCCTCTAACACACCCTGAATTATATGAAGACATTGGTATTAAACCCCCTAAGGGTGTTATTCTCTATGGAGAGCCTGGAACTGGCAAAACACTACTTGCAAAG GCAGTGGCGAACTCCACATCAGCAACCTTCTTACGAGTTGTTGGGAGTGAATTGATTCAGAAATATCTGGGAGATGGTCCAAAGCTGGTTAGGGAGCTTTTTCGAGTTGCTGATGATCTCTCGCCTTCAATTGTTTTCATTGATGAAATTGACGCTGTTGGTACTAAGAG GTATGATGCTCACTCTGGTGGGGAGCGTGAAATTCAGAGGACCATGTTAGAACTTCTGAATCAGCTTGATGGGTTCGATTCAAGAGGAGATGTTAAGGTGATTCTTGCAACAAACAAGATCGAAAGCCTCGATCCTGCACTACTCCGGCCAGGACGAATAGATAGGAAGATCGAATTCCCACTTCCCGATACCAAAACGAGGAGGCGCATTTTCCAG ATACATACATCAAGAATGACATTAGCGGAAGATGTGAACTTGGAAGAGTTTGTTATGACTAAGGATGAGTTCTCTGGAGCAGATATTAAGGCAATATGTACCGAAGCTGGTTTATTGGCTTTAAGGGAACGAAGAATGAAGGTGGTGCATGCCGACTTTAAGAAGGCGAAAGACAAGGTTATGTTCAAGAAGAAAGAGGGAGTACCCGAAGGACTTTACATGTGA